The nucleotide window AAGAGCGGGCTCAGCGTCGCAAAGTCGGCCCCCTCGTGCGCTGCGTGCTCGAGCCCTTTTCGGTCATGGCAGGATCGCCCGATCAGCGCTCGGTCCCCCAGGATGTGCCTGGCTGTGCGCGGAGACAGGCCCGTCTCTGGCAGTTGCACGCCGTCGGCCTGAGCAAGCTTGGCGACGTCGAGCCGGTCGTTGATCAAGAGCTTGGCGTTGGCTTGCCGGGTAAGCTTGCGCAGTCGTTTCCCCAGCACAAAAAGAGCGGCAGCAGGAAGGTGCCTGGCCCGCAGCTGCACCGCGATCCGGCCTGGAGGGGCGTACAACAATGCACGCTCGGTCTTGTCCACGATGATCTCGGGCGGCTGCTGCGGCGTGATCAGGTACAGCGAGAACAGGTTGAGATCCACGAATCGGCCCTGAGGTACCAGCTTTGGGGACGAACCCTTGGGACTGGTCCCTAGTGGGCCCGCGCGGAGCCGATTACTCCCTCGATGGGGCTCGACGCGGTCGCGTACAAACGTCGCGGTATGCGGCCGGCCAAGAACGCCTCACGGCCAGCCTCGACCGCAAGCCGCATGGCCCGCGCCATGCGCACCGGATCGGCGGCTCCCGCGATCGCTGTGTTCATCAGCACGCCGGCGCATCCGAGCTCCATGGCCTTCGACGCGTCGGAAGCCGTGCCCACGCCGGCATCGACAATGATGGGAACCTTGGCCGACTGCAAGATCAGCTCGATATTGTACGGGTTGCGAATACCGAGCCCACTGCCAATAGGAGCTGCCAGGGGCATCACGGCCGCACAGCCGAGTTCCTCCAGCCGCTTCGCTGTCACCGGGTCGTCGTTCGTGTAAGGAAGCACCGTAAAACCCTCGCCCAAGAGTAGCTCGGCCGCCTTCAGGGTCGCTGGAACGTCGGGAAACAGGGTCTTCGAATCGCCGAGCACCTCGAGCTTGACCATGCCTGCGATGCCGATCTCACGCGCCAAGCGGCACACGCGCACAGCATCCTCTACCGTATAGCAGCCGGCCGTGTTGGGCAGCAGCGTGAACCCCTCGTGCTGGAGCATGGCCAAAAGCGATTCAGAGCCCTTGGCAGACAAGTCCACCCGCCTGAGCGCCACGGTGACCACGTCGGCGCCGGATGCCTTCAGGCACGCCTTGGCCTGCTCGAGGTCTCTGTACTTGCCGGTACCCACGATAAGCCGAGAACGCAACTCGTGTGGGCCGATCCTGAGGGTATCTCCCATGGGTGCCTGCGCTGTGTGTACGCTGCGTGACTCCGAACCGAGGGGTAGCCGGGTTAGCCTCCGCCCACGAAGTGGACGACTTCCAACCGGTCGCCCTCCGCGAGCATGGTTGTCGTGTGCTCGCTCCTCGGTACGATGGTATGGTTCAGCTCGACGGCAACGGGGCCGTCCGCCAGGCTGGTTTGGACGAGCAGCTCGCGAACCGTGGTCTCCGGCTTGACCTCGAGCCGCTTACCGTTGAAGTCCACCCACATGCCGCGAGC belongs to Pseudomonadota bacterium and includes:
- a CDS encoding thiamine phosphate synthase, producing MDLNLFSLYLITPQQPPEIIVDKTERALLYAPPGRIAVQLRARHLPAAALFVLGKRLRKLTRQANAKLLINDRLDVAKLAQADGVQLPETGLSPRTARHILGDRALIGRSCHDRKGLEHAAHEGADFATLSPLFTSPGKGTPLGERQFARMAADRALPLVALGGVSAANAGLARAAGASGVAVLRAVYAAADPAIAVQQLLESFDAPLRA
- a CDS encoding thiazole synthase → MGDTLRIGPHELRSRLIVGTGKYRDLEQAKACLKASGADVVTVALRRVDLSAKGSESLLAMLQHEGFTLLPNTAGCYTVEDAVRVCRLAREIGIAGMVKLEVLGDSKTLFPDVPATLKAAELLLGEGFTVLPYTNDDPVTAKRLEELGCAAVMPLAAPIGSGLGIRNPYNIELILQSAKVPIIVDAGVGTASDASKAMELGCAGVLMNTAIAGAADPVRMARAMRLAVEAGREAFLAGRIPRRLYATASSPIEGVIGSARAH
- the thiS gene encoding sulfur carrier protein ThiS, translating into MWVDFNGKRLEVKPETTVRELLVQTSLADGPVAVELNHTIVPRSEHTTTMLAEGDRLEVVHFVGGG